The genome window GAAATTTTGACTTGCTGCAAATGGTATGTTAGCAGGGGGGGGTAGAACTACCGGAAAACGAGTCATTACCTGTTACATCCACATTTAAGACGGTACCGCTTTGTGGATTAAGACCGTTATTAACAACCCTGCCCCCAAAGGTAATGGGAGAGGCATGAGCAGCGGGGGTTATAGTATATTCTCCGCTGTAAATTGAATCTAAGGCAAGCTCGTTTCCATGCTGCTTATTCACTGTGATATCATCAACACAAAATCCATATCCCCAGTTACCAAAGTCTGCATAAAAGAACCTGATGCGTACATCATTCATATTATCATAAGCGCTTAAATCTACTGAAAAAGTAGTCCAGCTCTTAATTTTAGGGACAGTGAAAATTTTATTCCACGTAAAACCACCATCAGTGCTTACTTCAACAAAAGTAGTATCTTGATATGCTGGTGTTGGATCATCTTCGCTATAAGAGGTGAAGGTTAAAAAATAACCTGAAAGTCCTGTAAGGTCAATGCTGGGCATTTGAAGGTAATCTGCAGATTTATTACAATTGCAGTTGTCATCATTGGTATAGGCAAATTGTGTATGAGGTGGGATAGTAAAAAAACCGCTGCTTGCTGTTGCATTATCTCCTGTTTTAAAAAGATCACTTCCAGCTTGCCCATAGGTAGTCCATCCTGCAGGTAATGCGGGGATAACTACTCCCTCAAAATCTTCAGATAATATCACCGCACCACACCCTTGCAGTGGAACCACTTCAATATAATCTGTTTTAGTCATAACATCTGAACCAAATCCATTGCTTACGGTCAAAGTAACCGTGAATAATCCAATCGAATTAAAAGTAATGACTGGATTTTTAACTGTGGAAGTATTTGGTGTACCGCCACCCCCAAAGTCCCATGACCAGGTAGCAGGAACACCTGTTGACAAGTCTGTAAAAGTAATATCAGTGCCGGTAACAACAAAAGTAGCGCTGGCAGTAAAATCAGCAGTAGGAGGGCCAGTGGCTTCACAACCACCTGAGGTTTTCAAGCTTACCCTTGTAGTATTTAAAAAACCGTTCATTCTTGAAGCCTGACCCAGGGAAAACATGTTTTGACAGGCCTCATTAGTATAATCCATATAGTTCATAAACATATCATCCGAGCCACATGATGCTTGTGGAAATGCAGGACATAACCCGAAATAATTATCTCCCTGGTTAGGTGTATCTCCTACCAGGTCGCTACCTGTACATGCACCTCCATCATCTCCCCAAATATGACGCAGGCCCAGCCAGTGACCAACCTCATGCGTAGCGGTTCTGCCTTTGTTGAATGAAGGAGTGAATGGAGCCCTCCCGATTGTTGTATAGTCACATACTATACCATCTGTTGAAGCCGGTCCCCCTGGGAACTGGGCATAGCCGCCTAAACCTGACACTAAATCACATACCCAGAAATTCAGATACTTATCCCTGTTCCAGGCATTTTTACCTCCCTGAGCATCAAATTTC of Cytophagales bacterium contains these proteins:
- a CDS encoding PKD domain-containing protein, which translates into the protein MKKLNLFLLLGFVSFALFAQQYKIRKLTGNPVSKIQSIQKQIVPTKTTISKKNKDGSFVNVDRCGTTQYMQYLKSKNPGLAYQMQKNETTLRQWINNQNTSKQAQIIITIPVVFHVVYNNGSENISDAQINSQLDVLNEDFRRLNTDTSNTPSVFKSIAADAEIEFCLATKDPGGFATSGITRTSTTHGPFSTNNDVKFDAQGGKNAWNRDKYLNFWVCDLVSGLGGYAQFPGGPASTDGIVCDYTTIGRAPFTPSFNKGRTATHEVGHWLGLRHIWGDDGGACTGSDLVGDTPNQGDNYFGLCPAFPQASCGSDDMFMNYMDYTNEACQNMFSLGQASRMNGFLNTTRVSLKTSGGCEATGPPTADFTASATFVVTGTDITFTDLSTGVPATWSWDFGGGGTPNTSTVKNPVITFNSIGLFTVTLTVSNGFGSDVMTKTDYIEVVPLQGCGAVILSEDFEGVVIPALPAGWTTYGQAGSDLFKTGDNATASSGFFTIPPHTQFAYTNDDNCNCNKSADYLQMPSIDLTGLSGYFLTFTSYSEDDPTPAYQDTTFVEVSTDGGFTWNKIFTVPKIKSWTTFSVDLSAYDNMNDVRIRFFYADFGNWGYGFCVDDITVNKQHGNELALDSIYSGEYTITPAAHASPITFGGRVVNNGLNPQSGTVLNVDVTGNDSFSGSSTPPC